The genomic DNA AATCAATCACCCTTCGCGGGCTGAGCTTTCGGTGTGCTGGGAACTCTCCCCCTCCCATACCCAGAACGCCTGCTTCCTTGACCTTTTGAATGATTTCAGCTGGAGACAGTTCCACAACATCATGGTGGCGGCCTCCATCCGTGGTCGACTTCTCAACATTGATATTAATAATTTCCGGAGGTTCGAATATGGACTTGATCCATGATATCATTTTGTCCACCCCTCTTCCTGAGTGTGGCACTTTGAACATTGAGTCTGGAAGTGAGGACCATGGCATTCCATGCAACTGTCTCGGTGCTGTCTGGATATCTCCGCATGTTTGGTGCGATACTCAACACTGTCCCCTGGCGACCTGACAGATTCCTTCTCCCACTCAGGCGAAACCCGCTCATGACAGGTACGACATTGCTGTTCCTCGTGACAGCTATGACAAATCCCCCTTTCTTGTCGGGCAACTTTTCCATGGGTCACCTGAAAGTGTTCTTGACCGTGCCCTTGAAGGAGTGATTGTGAATGGCAATTCCCACAATTCTTCAGTGCTCCCCTGGCCGTGGAATGATAGGTTGCCTTGACCTCTCCTTTTTGAACTAGGTACCCAAAGCCAACAACAAAACCGACTACAACAAAAGACTGCAACCATTTCTTAAAATAGGACATCTTACCCATCTTCGGCTCCAGTATCTATCCAGCGAATAATCCTCAGAAGCTCCTCCTCATTGAGAGGATTGGAATTTGGATGGGCACGGTCAAACGCCATTCTATGTTTGGACTTGAGCTTTCGGCCCATCAAAATCTCAACAAGACGGCTGTTTTTGGCTAAGCCCTCTCGCCAGTCCACCAGATCTCGCATAACTAAATAGTGGGATCTATCTCCCCAGTTTGCGGCCTTCGGCGCCTGAGCAGATCGATGACAGCCATCACACTTGGTTTTCAAAATAGGAACAATGTCATTGGCAAAACTAGAACGATAACTCTTCGCCTTTAGGGACCCGATGAACTCCGGGGCCACCTGTTTTTCTCCCAGCTGTTTGTTCCAAATGGCTAAGGTGCGAGAGGCCGAGGTCAACACATCCGGCTTGCGGAAAGTATCCATTGGATTACCGGTAAGGGACCCATGGCACCCAGCACAGGTTTGCGAAAATAGAACTCTCGGGATCGACAGAGTATGCCTCTCCCCTGGCTTCCCATAGAGCCATCTTTTCGGCGAAGCTAGAGCCATGCGGTACTGATTGAGACTCTGAATATCAAAGTTGACACCCGAGGGAATAATAGCCTGGAAAGAACCATCATTTTCAATCGGCACTTCCCCAATAATGAAGGTTTTATCGGACCTATTCGGCTCATCACGCCGACCAATAATCCGTGCGTAGTAAATCGAATCAATATCGTCTGGCAGACTTGCATGACCTGTATTTGCCACTTGAGGCAGATCCAGCTTGCGCACTCCATGAGGAGTCACCTGCTCAAAAAAAGTGTCCAAAAGTGGTAGATCAAAGACTTGAAGTAGAATGGGTACGCCGGAATCGTAACTGGAGAAACCCATTTTTCGGACCGGAGGTCCGAAAAATGAATGGTCACTCTTGAGGTCTTTGCGTGACATCTCCTGTAACCGCCGAAAGACAGGTCTGGGCCAAAGTTCGTTGGAGTCAGAGGAAACCAGAACTTCCTGATCAAAGTCTCCGGCCCCAAAACCAGATTCGTTTTGAAATGACGGCTTTGGAATCAACCTCAGAATGTCAAAATTCGGTCTCTCTTGAGGATCGTGGAGATCAATTGGACCTTTGGCGTAGGCGACCAAAATGCTTCCATCCGGAAGCGGGTAGGGATCTCGATAGGCTCCACCAGGGCTTACTCCCCGGTATCCAGCATGACCTAGACGTACCCAACCCGGAACGAATTTGAAGATAGAGGCTCCCGGGGGGCCCGTCATCAAATCAGGATGATCAAGAAGATCCAAGGGGTTTCTTTCCTCGATTGTCGGACCAAACTGATGGTCCGATACCATGAGCATTCCACCCCAATAGGAATCCGGAGAACGCCCGATTCGAACCTCAAGGCCATTGGGTAATTCACGATTGTCGGAATGAATGGGCACTCCAGACCTGTTGCCGTTGTGAGTGTGCAAATTAGATCCATCCATGTGAACTCTAAATTGCGCCCCATTGTAGAACGGCCTCCCCCCCTGCCAACCTTCACGTATGAGAGTGAACATGATTTCACCGGATGATCTTCTCGTAGGCCGTCGAATCCCATCTATGGAGTGAGTGAGTTGGTGGATCCTGGCGAAGGCGTCTCTCTCGGTTCCTTTGAGGGCCAAATCCATCCGATAAAGATCATAACGACTACCCACCCTCTCCTCGTCTATTAGTGCATAGTGAACATGCTTTCGAATCGGATGCGAAAAGGATCGTTTAACCCTAATGCGGCCGTCCCCGTTAGAAGCCACTTGCCTGACTTCCCCGGCATTGGCACCATCAAGGATCTCGACCGTCCTTCCTTCAAAGCAGTTGCTCTTCTCCGTTCGTTCCAGATCGACAATCTCATTCGCTGACCCGGCCTCAGTTTCTCCAACAAGGTAGGCCGACTTTAAGACCGCAGTGCCCCCGGCTCTGTTGGACATAAAAACAAGAGCGACATCATCGACATCTACGTTCTTACCCCAAACCGATTTGGCTATGTAGAGAGGCTCCCGAAAATGAATTTTGGGATCTGAAGAAAAAGTGAGCTGCCGAGCTTCCCTGGTGATTAGATTAACTTCCCAAATGTTTATTGGATCTGCGGAGCTGTTCCTAACTTCAAAGGCCACACTTGTACCGTCAAAACTCACTTCCGGTGCCCTTATGTCAAGAAGCTCAGCTTGTCCCAGCTGAGCAGAAAGAATTAACTCCTCACCATCAGTTTTCCGAAAAACCAGTTCCGAGCCTGGCCGAAAATCATCGTCCTCAAAAAAACGCTGTGGAAGGGGACTGGAGCGTCTGACAAAGACATATCCACCAACCTCTCCAAGTTTGTGGTCAACAATGGCTTCGGTTCGTTTCTTCTCACGGGAAAGCCACTCCACCAAGTGCAGGTAATCAGGGTCGCCAGTTTTGAGGAACTGATTCCCACCTTTATGGTGAATACCTCCTTCCACAACTGGTATATTTTTTAAAATTTGTCGCGACTGCCTGACCTCGCCTGACAAGTTCACCAACTGAATGTTGTCCCCTAACATCGCACGTCGGTTCTTACGATGGATCCCAGCGGTGTATCGACCTTCCAAGGCCGGAATACCCGGGTCGAGTTTTAGGTCATTAAACGAGGTCGGCAAATGGCAGCCAAAACAAGTCTTTCTCTCCAAAATCGGAACGATCTTATCGGCAAAGTAGGCTTCCTCGTTAGTCAGCTCAACCAAGGGTATTTCCCGAAACAATTGCTCCCCGCTCACCCAAGCCAGAAGAGATTTGAAGTCCTCTTCATTAGGGTTTGCAAAGACTTCCGGATGGGGCTCACCTCCTGAGTACTGATTGACCAAGGGAAGCCTCAAGATAGGGCTTGCCAGGGGAATGGCTTCGTTTCCGAGGGGGCTCTGTCCTGGTGATGATAAGGATTCTGACCCTCCGTAGGGTTCAGTGGCCACTAGGTAGACCTGGTCAAGCGTATCTTTTTTGACAATCCTCCCTTTCTCATCATCGACAGGAAATCTCCACAGTCGCGCTTCTTCATAGTGGTTCCTTTGACTCTCAAAGGTCCCGACGGACACCCCATGACAACTTGCACACTTGCGTTCAAATATCGGCACAACAACTTGGGAAAACTCACCGCGAAGCTCCTTACCTTTTTTGTCAGAGAGAAATCTCCCAACAAGAAGACCTAAGCCTATGGCCGTGACTGCAATCGAGGATAAGGCGACCCAGCGCCGAGTTCCTTTTCTCACGGCGTGCCTCCGACGACCTGCAAAAGGTATCCAGACCTCTTCCATCCCTTCGAAAGATACTCTCTACCATCTTTGTCAATAATAAGGACTTCCGTATTGTCTCTTTCATTTATGAGCTTTATTCCCTCGTTAATGCCCAATACAGATACTGCGGTGGCCAGGGCATCGGCATCGACTGATCGATCTGCAAGAACGGTCGCACTGACAATCTCTTGAACCGGCCACCCTGACCGCGGGTCAACGATGTGACTGAAGCGCCTTCCCTGGATTTCAACATAGCGTTCGTAGTCCCCAGAAGTTGCCAGAGAGTAAGAACCAGAACCATGGAATACGGCCACGGTTCCGGCTCGACGAGGGTCCTTCACTCCAACTCTCCAAGGCGTGTTACCCTTGCGTCCAAAGACGGATAGGTCTCCCCCGGCATCGATGACAAAATTCGACACCCCAGATGACCTCAATAAATCCGCAATCCTGTCGGCAGCCGCTCCTTTCCCGATACCGCCAAAATCAAGTCTAACCATGGGCTGCAAGAAGAGAATGCCACGCTGATTTACGTCAATCTGGGCCAGCCCGCCCCCAGTCCTTATTCGATCAATGACCTCTTGTTTGGGTAGCTGCAATTTCCCATTTTGACGACTCCAGAACTTATAGAGATGACCACTGCCCGGATCAAAAGCACCATTCGTGCGCTGATACCAGAATTGGCTCTTATGAACTAAATACTCAAGATCAGACCCGACTTTGATTCTCTCTTTGTAACCATTAGTGTTCAACCGATGAGTGTCACTGGATTCGCGCCAGCTACTTATCTTCGATTCATACTTTTCCAGATCTTCAAAGGCTTTGTTGATTGTGGATATAGATCGCTCCCTTTGTGCCTCCTTTGCCCAAGTCATTATGGTAAAAATCGTTCCCATTGCAGGACGCGATACAGACAACAACTGCCCGTGTTCAGTGGCCTCCACGGATTCAGCAGACAAAAACAGGCCCTTGGCTTGAACCAACTCCGAATTCAAAAGCAGGATAAGGACTAGACTCAATCTCAAACTCGCCATCACTCAATCGACTCCAAAAACTTCAATAGGCATTCAACTTCCCAAATAGACAGGTGAGAAGTCACACCGTGAGTATCCGGTACGCCGTTAAGCTCATTCAATCCTATTTCCCACTGGTCAGGACGATCAATATCCCTACGGGCGCCAGCAAAGGGCCTCAATGCCAGGTGCTCAGGAACTGCCACTACTTCCCTTAACGACACGGCTCTCCCATGGTGTAGAAAAACTGGAGGCCGGGCCCAAAGGCTTCGCAGTGATGGTGCCACAAAGAAGCCTTCATTTTCCTCAAGTCGACCCAAATCCTCGCGATCCCAATCACGAACATATCCCAAGAGGGAGTCTAACCGATCGGCACTGACCAATGTATGTATGTTGTCCCGAAAAGTGGGAGTCACCAGGGGTGGAAATGATTTGTTTGAGTTAAACACGTTGGTCTTGTCGGTGAATCCGGGAGACGGGTGACAGCCCACACAACCGACGATCGGACTATTGAAAAGGTTCCTACCAATTCTTACCATCAAATCCTCCGGATCCACTGGATTGGGCAGAATTCTCGATTCATTCTTCTGATAAATCCCAATGAACCTTTGAAACTCACGCATGGTGAATTCGCTTCCGAGGTATTTTCGGGATACATTTCGAAAGTGAAGATCCCGCCGCTTAGCAAGATCAGCCAGTGTCGCCGCCCCCCCCCGTAAGGCAGCGGTTGTTGCTACCACAATTGAATCGGCAGATTTCTGATAGGCGCCAACTTCGTCACGGCTGGCAAACACGTTTCGGTAATCACCAGAGGGAGTCGTGTCAATGAAATCAATAAGTGGATTGTGCTCCATCATCATCGTAAGGGGTTCATCAATGGAAAGAATTCCTTCCAGAAAAAAAGGAACCTCACCCGCCAGGTTCCTAATATCTGGAACCTCTCGAGATCCACCGGTTCTTTCTTCCCCTGACCGACTTTGTCCCATCACCTGACTTACTGACCACCTCTTTCCATCCGAAGTATCCCGATAATGACAGTGCACACAACTCTGGTCCTGATCTACGGAAAAAACACTCGTCTGAACAAAAAACTCACCGCGCTCGAAATCGGTAGCTGGAAATTTCGGCCCCGATGAGGCAACGGGGTACTCCAGGCTGTTACCCGAGTCCAAGTTGACAATAGAGATGGAATCGCCCAATTGGTTAGCCACAATCAACAGATTTCCCATGACATCAAGTCCTACTGGCTTGAATCCCGCATCAAAAACCCGTTTTGGTTCAAGTAAAACTCGCCCTTGCCCACGAGAGATGAACCACTCCTGGATCTGAAAAGTGCCGGCCATGGTGATATAGAGGCGATCCTCCTTGCGTCTAATTTGTTCAGGGAAGGCGCCAACGACTTTCATGAGATTTTTCGGCACATCTCCTTTTTTGTCACCGTATAGAGCTTCGAAGGTATCAGAAGTATAGCGCGTAAACTGGTCGGAACTGACATAGGAGGTTGCTCGATCTGCTGAACTTCTTACCACGACGACATCGTTAGTTATGTCACGAAACTTCTCCTGTAATGTTCCGTCTACATTGTCATAAGGCCCTAGGGGATGTTGGGATTCTAAAGGTAAAGGCTTGCCCGTTCTATGGTCTCGAAACAAGGTAAATTCTGTCTCTGTAGCTGCCGGGTCCAAAGACTCCCTGCCGGGATGCCGCTTTTTAGGGTGTCCCGAGCCAATTCCCAGAGTTGTTGCAATAAGGTGATCTTTGTAGACGATCAAATCATTTACTGGGGACCGGAGAAAAATCCTTCTTTCTTCGCGCAACTTGACCGTATCGACTACTGAAATATCCTGAGATCCGGTATTGGCAACGTAAAGGACCTTTCCATCTTCAGACAAGGCCATATTTCGAGGCTTGTTACCCACAGCCACGCCCGGCCCATCCTGTCCGAGGGCAATCCACTTGGCAATAGATTGGTAGTCTGGATCGCTGTCCTTCTGGAAAACGATCCCTCCGGGATGATGTTTACCTCCTAAGTCGTCGGCCCAACCACCTATGGCAGTGGGTATTACCGTTTTTAGGATTGGACTCTGAGTGGGCCGCTGTGGATAGGAGTAGGCTTTGGCCGATAGGAAAAGCTGGGCTTCATCTGGTCCAGCATAGAACCCGGCCCTGGTACTTAAATGACAATCGCTTGTTCCACAACGACCTCGCAATACGGTTGCCACACGGTTCGTAGAATAACTCCAGATATCCTCCACATATGGAACCATCGAGCGACCACATTGCCGACACACTGATTCCTTTTGGCTTCTCCACCCACAGAAATCGCACCGGTGCCAATGGGTCTCTTCACGGACCGGATGGCCAAAGAAGGATTCCTGAGTCAAACCAACCTTGTGGACCTTTCCTACGAGCAAGCCATCCCAGTCGTGCGAAAGATTCACCACCAAAACCTGATTTAGAAAAAAATTGCTCAGATAGGCACGATCTCCATCAGAAGATATCACCACCTCCTCGCAATAGAATGGTACTGGGAACTCGCTGACGACCCTTTCAAATTCCGTATCAATGACTGATGCGTAGTTAGAAAACCGGTTGACAACCACCAGATGGCGACCGTTCGGGTGCAGTGCCATTCCCACGGGACCCAATCCAACCTCAATTCGCCTTTGCTTGGTCGGAGACGCAAGATCAAAGACCAGAATCTGACGACCAGGAAAAGCTTCCCGGCCCAAAAGGGACACAAATGCTTTGGACTCCTGAGCTAGAACTCGAAATGGTCGCAACCGTCTTTGCTCAATTTCAGAAGCCCCCCAACCATCTGTGGATGGGGCCAGATCTCGCCTCCACGGTTTGCTTGCACTCAAGCTCGACCCAGCAGTTTTGGTTTGCACTTCTTCGCTTGAGGATCCAATGTCCGACGGGACTCCAAAGATCTTTACCATAGAGGCAAAAATACCTAGGATTAAAATCACTATGGGAACCCGAACAGTCAGAAGGGTTGAACCAAGTCCTGAAAACATGATTCAAAATACTACCAAAATTCAAAAGCTATATGAATGATATTGATCTAAAATACGAATTACGCACCCCCTCTAGGCACTCTTAAAAATCTCGGTAGCTCCCTTAACCCCTTCGCCCGGTAGTCCGTGGCTACACTTTCGAGGACCCTATGCTCAGGAAGCCTATGGATATCCCGTAGGTAAGACACAATGGAACGAACCATAGCCAACTGGGAAAGTCCATAGGTTGTTGGGTGCAGCCGATGCATGAATCTAACCAAGTCCATAAACTGCCAAAATGAAGATGGATGAAGCCGCTGGTCTCTCAATTCCCACAACATTTTAATCACGTTGGGGTAGAGACCTCTATTATAGATTCGATCCCAGTACTTGGCAAATCGGCTGATCCACAACAAATCTTCAAAGGACATAGTTCGCGTTCTTAACACCTGATAGGGTGCAACCCGAGAGTAGACCATCTCCCATTCTTCAGTGTGTTGAGCGATTGGAGTTCCTTTTAGACGCTTTAAGATTCCTACTTGGATCTCATGAGGGTTCAAAGCCAACAGCCTGTCGAAACCATCGGCAAATGATTTCAAATCCTCACCTGGTAAGCCCGCGATGAGATCAGCATGTATATGTACGTGGGTCTTTTGGGTTAGAAACGAGAAGTTCTCGACCACTTTGCCCCACTGATTATGGCGTTGTATTCGATGGGCCACTTCCTCGTTCAGTGTTTGCAGGCCAATCTCAAATTGGATACTTCCCTCTGGAAACTGAGCCACCAACTCCCTGACCGCGCTGGGTAGGCGGTCCGGGACCATTTCAAAGTGGAGAAAGAGCCCTCTATCTTTGTGGCCGAGGAAAAATCGCAAAATTCGATCACATACTTTCGGCGACAAGTTAAAAGTTCGATCGATGAACTTGAAGTTTCTAGCGCCGCGATTGAGCAGACTCTCCATTTGATCCAAAAAAGCATCAATGGGAAAGCTCCTGACATTACGATCCAAAGATGACAGACAGAACTGACACTTGAAGGGACAGCCCCTTGAAGCTTCGACGCTTATATGCCGATTTCTCAGATCGGAGTCAGTGTACAGATGATAAGGCATCCTCAACTGAGAGAGGTCAGGCAAGGCTGCAGGAATCACCTGAGCACCACCACTCTTGGGCGACCATCTCCCCGACAGGTAATCTCGGCAATGACTAGCAAAAGCCAAATCAGCCTCCCCTTGAATCACCACATCGACGAATTGGCATATGGGGTGCTGCCCCCATTCAAAGCTGACTTCGGGACCACCCAAGACAATGTGTATCTCAGGTGCACAATCACGAAGTTGTGAGCAGATCTGGGTGACGTGCTCCACATTCCAAATGTAGACACCAAGGCCAAGGATGGCCGGACGAGCTAGTAGGATAGCCTCCACAATCTCTTCCACGTCCCGCTTGATGGAAAACTCCATGAGACTGGTCTGGCCGGCCAACTCACCCATATTGGCCAGTAGGCTTCGTATTCCCAAGGACGGATATTGGTAGGTGGCATTTACCGCGCAGAGAGCAATCATAGACCCTGGTTCCCGCCCGAGGCCCCACAAGTCAAGTCATTCCTACACATCACCTGTCAGATTCACCTAGAAAGCCTGGTAAATCGCTAATGCCTCCGACAAATCAAACAGGAGACGATCTCGCTCTTTGGAAAACTTTCTCTGCTCACCGATCCGGTTATAAAAGGTCACTCGTCCCGGAAACTTGTTCTCCACGTCTTCGGGAACCGAAATGTGGGACTCAAGAAAGAGATTTTCTTCGCCCACCCACTGATTTAGAACCCCAAAGACGACCGGGTGAAACGAAGCCCCAGCACGAACGGCTCCTTTGTAGAGGGCGATATTGAGAGCTTCTACTTGTTCGGTAAAGCCTGCAGCCGCTTCGATATCGTCATAATAGCGGAAGAACCGATCGACCGCATAATCGATACTCTGGGTAGTGTACCACTTGCCTCGATACAGCGAGTGCTCCTCTTCCCTATCATTCTCTCCACTACTCACCGTCACCATCTTTCTGTCTTCAATCTGTGACTTCAACAGATTTTTGAAATCTTCCTTCTTTAGCTCAAATAATCGGCGTATGGCTTCACCGTAGTATTCGATACTTGTGTTCACCAATAACTCTCCGTAGCCGTCCTGCTTAGCGTGAAGTCGTGGACTAAAGTCCAAAAAGTCCAGCACACCAGCAACGCCGTCGACAAACGGCAGGTAGCCAGACTCTAGCTCAGCTATGGTGGCGTTCCTGTCCATGTGAATAAAGGACAGTTTCATCAAGGGATCGATCGGCTCATCTCCATTCAATTCAGAACTAAAATGAATTCGCTTAATATGGTCTTCCCCATCCTGCACAAAGCGCCATGCCTGTTGCGCCCCGACGTCGACGACCAGTTTGGTGCGATCTTTCAACCAACGACCCGAATCGTCCTGACGAGAAACCTCCACCAAGTCTCGACGGATGACCTTCTTTTTCTTCCAAAACCCAAGAAGATTGATATTCGACACCCGCTCCCAGAATTCGCTCTTCATTTTCCTATGAAGACCCCGTTTTTTGACTTCAGAAAAGTCATTGGCAAAAATTACGTCGTCCACATGTTGTGCATCTTCAATACCTAACTCATAGGCATCTCGATTGACCTCTCCCTTTTGGTCGTGCCACTTCAAATGGGTAATCTTCAACAGCAAGAGTTTCGTGTAAATCTTTTGAGCCCTTTCCGTATACAAGCTCTCGTCTTCCATCAGCAATATACGACTGTCATCTCTTCTGCTTATGAGGGACCGACTCAGGTCAAAGCGGGAAAGACTGGCTTCGTATCCCACTGAAATAGGGCCCGCATCTAGATTGAGGCGCCCTCGACCCTCGAGGTAAGATTCATGGATAAGTATGTGACCCTTCGGCAGGCGGTCCTGCATCTGCCCATAGCTTTCAGTCATCACATCCAACAGGTGTCTCGGTCCCTCCATGGCACTCTCACGTGACGAGGCCGGATAGATGAGGGAGTAGCCTCTGACGTAAGCCACATCGCCTGAGACTACAAGCCCATATCCCAAACGGGCTCCAATTTTAAAATCATCACGAACAATGAATGCATCTTCACTGCTGGTTGCCATTGGGTTTTTGACGATTGTCCGGTTGATGTTCAGTATCACCCTTGCAATCATTCCCTCATCCCAGCCAAACCAGTCGGGCTCCAAAGAGACACTGTTAATTGCACCGATCAAATTGATCGCCCCATCTTTTAGGCCGCGCTGAATCTTAGCCATAAGGGGGTCAATGATTCGCGCCTGAACGCCTGGGGAAAAGTCGACGGTGTAGCCGGGAACGCCCCACTTCTCAGATACTACAGCGTTCTCTTCAACAGTGTTGTCCACCGAAAGCAGTCCAATGCGGTCGCCTGACTTGTCTCTTGCCCCCTCTAACCCGAAAGCCTTCACCAGCTGGTTTCGCCGAGCGATGAGCTTTTCCACATAGAGGGCCTGGTAGTCGTAAGGGGCCTGATGAGGCCAGTT from Pseudobdellovibrionaceae bacterium includes the following:
- a CDS encoding FAD:protein FMN transferase codes for the protein MASLRLSLVLILLLNSELVQAKGLFLSAESVEATEHGQLLSVSRPAMGTIFTIMTWAKEAQRERSISTINKAFEDLEKYESKISSWRESSDTHRLNTNGYKERIKVGSDLEYLVHKSQFWYQRTNGAFDPGSGHLYKFWSRQNGKLQLPKQEVIDRIRTGGGLAQIDVNQRGILFLQPMVRLDFGGIGKGAAADRIADLLRSSGVSNFVIDAGGDLSVFGRKGNTPWRVGVKDPRRAGTVAVFHGSGSYSLATSGDYERYVEIQGRRFSHIVDPRSGWPVQEIVSATVLADRSVDADALATAVSVLGINEGIKLINERDNTEVLIIDKDGREYLSKGWKRSGYLLQVVGGTP
- a CDS encoding DUF4080 domain-containing protein — protein: MIALCAVNATYQYPSLGIRSLLANMGELAGQTSLMEFSIKRDVEEIVEAILLARPAILGLGVYIWNVEHVTQICSQLRDCAPEIHIVLGGPEVSFEWGQHPICQFVDVVIQGEADLAFASHCRDYLSGRWSPKSGGAQVIPAALPDLSQLRMPYHLYTDSDLRNRHISVEASRGCPFKCQFCLSSLDRNVRSFPIDAFLDQMESLLNRGARNFKFIDRTFNLSPKVCDRILRFFLGHKDRGLFLHFEMVPDRLPSAVRELVAQFPEGSIQFEIGLQTLNEEVAHRIQRHNQWGKVVENFSFLTQKTHVHIHADLIAGLPGEDLKSFADGFDRLLALNPHEIQVGILKRLKGTPIAQHTEEWEMVYSRVAPYQVLRTRTMSFEDLLWISRFAKYWDRIYNRGLYPNVIKMLWELRDQRLHPSSFWQFMDLVRFMHRLHPTTYGLSQLAMVRSIVSYLRDIHRLPEHRVLESVATDYRAKGLRELPRFLRVPRGGA